A genome region from Schlesneria paludicola DSM 18645 includes the following:
- a CDS encoding AAA family ATPase translates to MSDSEDADLAGLSRLKEAHQRLRQEISRIVVGQDQVVEQLMIAIFARGHCILEGVPGLAKTLMVSTLAESLSLQFHRIQFTPDLMPSDITGTEVLHEDRGTGERQLKYMPGPIFANIVLADEINRTPPKTQAALLEAMQERQVTSGGNRHALPDPFFVLATQNPIEQEGTYSLPEAQLDRFLFKVFVGYPTREEERQIYRLTTGVNNYKPTKVLEGSEIPGLQALVRRVPVSDHCIDYAMALVRSTRTVDQDEWQPGYVKKWIAYGAGPRAGQSLIMAAKARAALDGRTSVTTEDIRAIALPVLRHRLVTTYAAQADGQTPDTIIEALLRDVAARPGVNHLDGQVAQVFRS, encoded by the coding sequence ATGAGTGATTCCGAAGATGCCGATTTGGCCGGATTGTCCCGGCTGAAAGAGGCCCATCAGAGACTGCGACAGGAGATCTCACGAATCGTCGTGGGACAAGATCAGGTCGTCGAACAATTGATGATCGCAATTTTCGCTCGCGGTCACTGCATTCTCGAAGGTGTTCCCGGACTTGCCAAGACCTTGATGGTGAGTACGCTCGCCGAAAGCCTGTCGCTGCAGTTCCATCGCATCCAGTTCACGCCCGATTTGATGCCCAGCGACATCACCGGGACGGAAGTGTTGCACGAGGATCGGGGGACGGGCGAGCGGCAATTGAAATATATGCCCGGTCCGATCTTCGCTAACATCGTGCTCGCCGACGAAATCAACCGGACGCCACCCAAAACACAGGCGGCACTTTTGGAGGCGATGCAGGAACGTCAGGTGACCTCCGGCGGAAATCGGCATGCCTTGCCTGATCCGTTTTTTGTGCTGGCGACACAGAATCCGATCGAGCAGGAAGGAACGTATTCGCTGCCCGAGGCTCAATTGGACCGCTTCCTGTTCAAGGTGTTCGTCGGATATCCGACGCGCGAGGAAGAACGACAGATCTATCGGCTGACGACTGGCGTCAATAACTACAAGCCGACGAAGGTGCTTGAAGGCAGTGAGATCCCTGGGTTGCAGGCGCTCGTTCGCCGGGTTCCCGTCTCGGATCATTGTATTGATTATGCGATGGCGCTGGTGCGTTCGACACGAACGGTTGACCAGGATGAGTGGCAGCCAGGTTACGTCAAAAAGTGGATTGCTTATGGGGCAGGTCCTCGTGCTGGTCAATCGCTGATCATGGCGGCCAAGGCCCGCGCGGCGCTCGATGGCCGAACCTCTGTCACGACGGAAGATATCCGAGCGATCGCCCTTCCGGTGTTACGACATCGTCTCGTCACAACCTATGCCGCACAGGCAGACGGTCAAACCCCCGACACGATCATCGAAGCGTTGTTGCGCGACGTTGCCGCCCGCCCTGGAGTGAACCATCTCGATGGCCAAGTCGCCCAAGTATTCCGATCCTAA
- a CDS encoding prenyltransferase/squalene oxidase repeat-containing protein has product MIFHSVKHSRCSIFVPVFAFALQAMVSSNIVSAADEVLPKHVTPEALKAVRAGLDYLARTQADDGSWREGQGGQAYPVAMTSLACTSLLAHGDSPTRGRYAPQLDKGTEFLIKCRTNSGLITSPSQESGMPMHGHGFALMYLASVYGVLTKESMRTATHEAVVAGIQLTSGGQSGAGGWTYIPGSGDEGSVTVTQVQALRAAHNSGFLVPRGTIDEAVRYIERCSTPEGGIMYSLGSGGGPQLAISAAAVATLYNAGEYDAPVAKRCLDYVWGQFQGNDKWNKGGHAYYCQLYAAQAFYLSGDEYWDKYYPHVRDQLLAMQNKSDGSWDGDGIGKTYGTSIALIILQLPYRFLPVYQR; this is encoded by the coding sequence ATGATCTTCCACTCCGTGAAGCATTCTCGCTGTTCCATTTTTGTACCGGTTTTTGCCTTCGCCTTGCAGGCAATGGTGTCGTCGAACATTGTCTCGGCCGCAGATGAAGTGTTGCCCAAGCATGTGACGCCCGAGGCATTGAAGGCTGTTCGGGCGGGGTTGGACTATCTGGCCAGGACGCAAGCTGATGATGGTTCTTGGCGCGAAGGACAAGGCGGTCAAGCGTATCCTGTTGCGATGACATCGCTGGCCTGTACGTCCTTGCTGGCACATGGCGATTCCCCAACCCGTGGCCGGTATGCGCCACAGTTGGATAAGGGAACCGAGTTTTTGATCAAGTGCCGGACGAATTCGGGCCTGATTACGTCACCGTCGCAAGAATCCGGCATGCCGATGCACGGCCATGGATTTGCGCTGATGTATTTGGCATCGGTGTATGGTGTGCTCACGAAGGAGTCGATGCGAACGGCCACGCATGAGGCGGTCGTGGCGGGAATTCAATTGACTTCCGGCGGACAGAGTGGCGCCGGGGGGTGGACATACATTCCGGGAAGTGGTGATGAAGGTTCCGTGACCGTCACTCAAGTGCAGGCGTTACGTGCCGCCCATAATTCCGGATTTCTGGTGCCACGAGGAACGATTGACGAGGCGGTTCGGTACATCGAACGGTGCAGCACGCCAGAGGGCGGCATTATGTATTCGCTGGGGTCTGGTGGGGGCCCACAATTGGCGATCTCGGCAGCGGCGGTCGCCACGCTCTACAACGCGGGCGAGTACGACGCGCCAGTTGCAAAGCGATGCCTCGATTATGTCTGGGGGCAGTTCCAAGGGAACGACAAATGGAATAAAGGCGGTCACGCCTACTACTGTCAGCTCTATGCGGCCCAGGCGTTCTATCTGTCCGGTGACGAATACTGGGATAAGTATTATCCCCACGTTCGCGATCAATTGCTCGCGATGCAGAACAAAAGCGACGGATCATGGGACGGCGACGGGATCGGTAAGACCTACGGCACATCCATCGCGCTGATCATCCTGCAGCTGCCCTATCGATTCCTGCCAGTCTATCAACGTTGA
- a CDS encoding SIMPL domain-containing protein, with protein MREIRDVSWREISNRCVDCGGSQTIATSYGLDTGPILDMCPTPVIRRGVLFVASFVALLSAATLPLFAQNDPQGIVVEGTGEVRSVPNIVEINLRLSAKGELTDDAVVKHRDSKKRAIETFKALNLENLELEEKNLGLKAGGNMQEMMQMMWNGMTPAANKRTQVEVGSTLRARLVGVDKMPTEELMSTVGKLLDAAQDSGAGLGMSDADMMMMRYYGWGRQQQTSLVKFIVTNIKETREKAYDLAVKDARKRAERLARLSSVKLGQVLAIDEMGGNSNRNPYYYNPFESNDDKDDKDEIVAETMSGGNLKISLRVRFAILPGTGEPMQEAAAVEVKK; from the coding sequence ATGAGAGAGATTCGCGACGTTTCCTGGCGGGAAATTTCAAACCGTTGTGTCGACTGTGGAGGCTCGCAGACCATTGCGACATCGTATGGGCTCGACACGGGGCCCATACTCGACATGTGTCCGACGCCGGTGATTCGACGTGGCGTCCTGTTTGTTGCGTCGTTCGTTGCTCTCCTGAGTGCCGCGACGCTCCCGCTTTTCGCGCAAAACGATCCGCAAGGGATCGTCGTCGAAGGGACCGGCGAAGTTCGCTCTGTTCCGAACATCGTCGAAATCAATCTTCGCCTGTCCGCCAAGGGGGAGTTGACCGACGACGCCGTGGTGAAGCATCGCGATTCGAAGAAACGCGCCATCGAGACGTTCAAAGCACTCAATCTCGAGAACCTCGAACTTGAGGAAAAGAACTTGGGTTTGAAGGCGGGCGGCAATATGCAGGAAATGATGCAGATGATGTGGAACGGGATGACCCCGGCCGCGAATAAACGCACGCAAGTCGAAGTGGGAAGCACCTTGCGAGCGCGGCTTGTTGGAGTTGACAAGATGCCGACCGAAGAACTGATGTCAACTGTCGGCAAATTGCTCGATGCGGCACAAGACTCGGGGGCCGGCCTCGGGATGTCGGATGCTGACATGATGATGATGCGGTACTACGGTTGGGGCCGCCAACAGCAGACGTCGCTGGTGAAATTTATTGTGACCAACATCAAAGAGACCCGAGAAAAAGCGTACGATTTGGCTGTGAAAGATGCCCGTAAGCGAGCCGAGCGGCTGGCGCGGCTGTCCAGTGTCAAGCTTGGGCAAGTCCTGGCGATTGACGAAATGGGTGGCAACTCGAACCGCAATCCTTATTACTACAATCCTTTCGAATCGAATGACGATAAGGACGACAAAGACGAGATCGTTGCCGAGACGATGTCGGGGGGAAATCTGAAGATCAGTCTGCGAGTTCGGTTCGCAATTCTTCCTGGCACTGGTGAACCGATGCAGGAAGCGGCTGCCGTGGAGGTGAAGAAATGA
- a CDS encoding outer membrane protein assembly factor BamB family protein, translating into MTLELDRRICGWRTLLLIGCVVVIAPLSQSTPVQAQVLVAGEDDTPGENKPAQPPFLLPAQPTEIGEAMEDFRRFAGRKQWEKAFKHLEKVFAATAEGLVLTADGIMLPSRMIAREALLELPTAGQDAYRLFFDAEAKKLLEQAVGKEELTKLSQIFSRFVVTSVGDSAADKLGDLHFEAGNLEQAVNAWRTILEQRPDSQISKVRLRTKIGIALARQKHWTEFHELLKVVEQQHATEKVTIGGKEIPAVSHLRSLAERRAPQGAVAATNPSTTEAAQNRSAQNGIAGDIPLPTDTEPLWQFRFFPVSDSKSGAPVGLQLQNRWGGQQNASDWIPPVAADGSRIYVNFAGYDLGIDLENGKLLWRSGRIFDVVQKAQQGTITPLEQHGLVVGGGRVWTVAREASQQQQHGEAAKFGIVSRELDTGKKVFNSQQSNELKNWSIRGTPLISGERLYLAANKPNQGRDLEVLALNSSDGRLLWSTKIGSYTSESNPYSMERTYQPSLLLHGGHLYVDTHSGSLVQLDAVSGQVEWGLNYASEVSQSHRFWWNGNQSEPFTVGPPQIINGILYLKGMRSKKLYAVDPQRPRVLWHRSVPRIADLIGIDETRFYLGGEDISAFDLTTRKIIWSVKVNAGSTWAHPVLTQNRIYFFSSRGIYEINKADGKVVRVFRGADLESLGGNIIVTPKALLTVSNLAITAYPLNSESTKAKTDAASHSTLSPASVAVNSLDQD; encoded by the coding sequence ATGACACTCGAGCTCGACAGACGAATCTGCGGATGGCGGACACTTCTTCTGATTGGTTGCGTCGTGGTGATCGCGCCACTGTCGCAGAGCACCCCGGTGCAGGCGCAGGTCCTCGTTGCGGGGGAAGACGATACCCCTGGCGAGAATAAACCCGCACAGCCACCGTTTTTGTTGCCCGCACAGCCCACCGAAATTGGTGAGGCGATGGAAGATTTCCGTCGGTTTGCCGGGCGAAAGCAGTGGGAAAAAGCGTTCAAGCATTTGGAAAAAGTATTCGCCGCCACAGCCGAGGGGCTGGTCCTCACGGCGGATGGCATCATGTTGCCAAGTCGGATGATCGCCCGCGAAGCCCTGCTCGAACTGCCGACCGCAGGCCAAGACGCGTATCGGCTGTTCTTCGATGCCGAGGCGAAAAAATTGCTCGAGCAGGCGGTCGGGAAAGAAGAACTCACCAAGTTGTCGCAGATTTTCTCTCGATTTGTCGTGACGTCCGTCGGAGATTCTGCGGCTGACAAATTGGGTGACCTGCACTTCGAGGCTGGTAATCTGGAACAAGCCGTGAACGCCTGGCGGACGATCCTCGAACAACGCCCCGATTCACAGATCTCTAAAGTGCGACTCAGGACCAAAATCGGTATTGCGCTTGCCCGACAGAAGCACTGGACCGAATTTCACGAACTGCTGAAAGTCGTCGAACAACAGCATGCAACGGAAAAAGTCACCATCGGTGGCAAAGAGATTCCGGCCGTGAGCCATCTGCGTTCGCTGGCGGAACGCCGCGCCCCGCAGGGGGCCGTAGCGGCGACGAATCCATCGACGACTGAAGCGGCCCAGAATCGCTCCGCACAGAATGGAATTGCTGGTGATATCCCCCTTCCCACGGACACCGAACCGCTTTGGCAGTTCCGTTTCTTCCCGGTGTCAGATTCCAAATCCGGCGCTCCCGTAGGACTGCAGCTCCAGAATCGCTGGGGAGGACAGCAGAACGCGTCAGACTGGATTCCTCCCGTTGCCGCCGATGGATCTCGCATTTATGTGAATTTCGCAGGGTACGATCTGGGCATCGATTTGGAAAACGGCAAATTGCTCTGGCGAAGCGGTCGTATTTTCGACGTCGTCCAAAAGGCACAACAGGGAACCATCACGCCGCTTGAACAGCACGGGTTGGTGGTCGGTGGGGGACGAGTTTGGACGGTAGCACGTGAGGCCAGTCAGCAACAACAACATGGTGAGGCGGCCAAGTTCGGAATTGTCTCGCGTGAACTCGACACCGGGAAGAAAGTTTTCAACAGTCAACAATCGAATGAGTTGAAAAACTGGAGTATTCGCGGAACGCCACTGATCTCGGGCGAGCGACTCTATCTTGCCGCGAACAAGCCGAACCAAGGGCGTGATCTTGAAGTGCTTGCTTTGAACTCCAGCGACGGCAGGCTGCTGTGGTCGACTAAGATTGGTAGCTATACAAGTGAGTCCAATCCCTATTCGATGGAACGAACCTACCAGCCATCATTGCTGCTGCACGGCGGACACCTGTATGTCGATACCCATTCGGGAAGTCTCGTGCAGCTCGACGCGGTTTCTGGTCAAGTCGAATGGGGGCTGAACTACGCGTCGGAGGTGAGTCAATCGCATCGCTTCTGGTGGAATGGAAATCAGTCAGAGCCGTTTACCGTTGGACCGCCGCAAATTATCAACGGAATTCTGTACCTGAAAGGCATGCGATCGAAAAAGTTGTACGCTGTCGACCCGCAACGACCGCGCGTCCTCTGGCATCGGTCCGTGCCGCGGATTGCGGATCTCATTGGCATCGACGAAACCCGATTCTATCTTGGTGGCGAGGACATCTCGGCCTTTGATCTGACCACACGGAAAATCATCTGGTCAGTCAAAGTCAATGCGGGCAGCACTTGGGCACATCCCGTTTTGACTCAGAATCGAATCTACTTCTTTTCATCACGCGGGATCTACGAAATTAACAAGGCGGATGGCAAAGTGGTCCGGGTCTTTCGAGGGGCTGATCTCGAGTCACTGGGCGGCAATATCATTGTCACGCCGAAAGCGCTGCTGACCGTGTCGAACTTAGCCATCACCGCCTATCCCCTGAATTCTGAGTCGACAAAAGCCAAAACCGATGCGGCAAGTCATTCCACGCTTTCCCCCGCAAGTGTCGCGGTGAACAGTTTGGATCAAGACTGA
- a CDS encoding DUF58 domain-containing protein has protein sequence MTGAEQYLKPSVIRNVARLDLRARFIVEGFLTGLHASPFQGFSVEFSEHRRYSQGDDPKDIDWLVFAKTDRFYVKKYQAETNISGYLLMDLSESMAYTYRQELTKFDYCICLAAALGYLMIHQQDPVGLMTFDQKLRACLPARSKRSQLGNMLGLLAKARPAGQTDVAGNLRRIAAMIRHRGLFMLFSDLLCDPEPVIDSLRLLRHRGHDVIVFHVLDEAEVNFPFSGLSDFEDPESGERLIVDAAGIRGDYVRAVQELRDRYKRECLSVGADYVALDTSMPFDRALVEYLSQRKARF, from the coding sequence ATGACGGGTGCCGAGCAATATCTTAAGCCGTCCGTGATTCGAAACGTGGCACGCCTGGACCTGCGTGCGCGCTTCATCGTAGAAGGCTTTTTGACGGGCCTTCACGCCAGCCCGTTTCAGGGATTCAGCGTCGAATTCAGCGAACACCGTCGCTATTCCCAGGGCGATGACCCCAAAGACATCGACTGGCTGGTGTTCGCCAAAACCGATCGCTTTTACGTCAAGAAATACCAGGCGGAAACGAATATCTCGGGCTATCTCTTGATGGATCTGTCCGAGAGCATGGCCTATACCTACCGGCAGGAACTGACCAAGTTCGATTACTGCATCTGCCTGGCTGCCGCACTGGGCTATCTGATGATCCACCAGCAGGACCCGGTTGGGCTGATGACATTTGATCAGAAGCTACGAGCCTGTTTACCGGCTCGTAGTAAACGCAGCCAACTTGGCAATATGCTTGGCCTGCTGGCCAAGGCACGGCCGGCAGGACAGACGGATGTCGCGGGAAACCTTCGTCGCATTGCGGCCATGATTCGGCACCGCGGATTGTTTATGTTGTTTTCGGATTTGCTTTGTGACCCCGAACCTGTCATCGATTCATTACGACTACTACGTCATCGAGGTCATGACGTCATTGTGTTTCACGTGTTGGACGAGGCGGAAGTCAACTTTCCATTTAGTGGATTATCAGATTTCGAAGATCCGGAATCAGGCGAACGTCTGATTGTTGACGCGGCGGGAATTCGTGGTGATTACGTCCGCGCAGTCCAAGAACTGCGAGACCGCTACAAACGAGAATGTCTTAGTGTCGGGGCCGACTATGTTGCTCTCGATACCAGCATGCCCTTTGATCGCGCGCTCGTCGAATATCTTTCTCAGCGAAAAGCCAGATTCTGA
- a CDS encoding MIP/aquaporin family protein, producing MGKYLAEFIGTFFLVLTIGCTVASKEPMAPLAIGSALMVMIYAGGHVSGAHFNPAVTLAVTMRGRCSLADAIPYVVAQVLAAIAAAITVGFLIPADKLSAITAIDLSKTVPQALLAEGLFTFALAYVVLNTATAKANANNSFYGLAIGFTVLTGAFAVGGISGGAFNPAVAVGISMLGFTSWSNIWIYLIGDLAGGALAAIAFKIINPSDK from the coding sequence ATGGGAAAGTATCTCGCGGAATTCATTGGCACGTTTTTCCTGGTGCTGACAATTGGCTGCACTGTCGCCAGCAAAGAGCCGATGGCGCCGCTTGCGATTGGCTCCGCACTGATGGTCATGATCTATGCTGGAGGACATGTTTCCGGGGCGCATTTCAATCCAGCGGTCACTCTCGCGGTGACGATGCGCGGACGCTGCTCCCTGGCCGATGCGATCCCCTACGTCGTGGCTCAGGTGCTCGCTGCGATTGCCGCGGCAATTACCGTAGGCTTCCTGATCCCCGCAGATAAACTTTCGGCAATCACCGCCATCGACCTTTCAAAAACCGTTCCGCAGGCGTTACTCGCGGAAGGGCTGTTTACCTTCGCCCTGGCCTATGTCGTCTTGAACACGGCCACAGCGAAAGCCAATGCGAACAATTCGTTCTATGGCTTGGCAATTGGCTTCACCGTTCTGACGGGAGCCTTCGCCGTGGGAGGCATTTCGGGTGGTGCCTTCAACCCCGCCGTCGCCGTGGGAATCTCGATGCTGGGATTCACCTCTTGGAGCAACATCTGGATCTATCTGATCGGTGATCTTGCTGGGGGTGCTTTGGCCGCGATTGCGTTCAAGATCATTAACCCAAGCGACAAGTAA